A genomic segment from Aspergillus puulaauensis MK2 DNA, chromosome 1, nearly complete sequence encodes:
- a CDS encoding heavy-metal-associated domain-containing protein (COG:P;~EggNog:ENOG410PG9C;~InterPro:IPR006121,IPR036163,IPR017969;~PFAM:PF00403;~go_function: GO:0046872 - metal ion binding [Evidence IEA];~go_process: GO:0030001 - metal ion transport [Evidence IEA]): MYETATELDGSAWDRARLLKPLKQTSNERAELLPTSVDASIVSQTVTVRYHPSLPDSTLSQALGDAGFAICSVVRDAEAGFNADDGTPSESALAEQDGWIDRAAEVWSRRYSLANKSERKRMTSHIERCDICRAKKVLSASTVGQGKSFAIKQNMQVGTANKPFVVVDATDSLKAVRVVMSIMGMTCDTCVGKISDALEMKPCVQSVHATLLTNSAVVAIRDKSHVADILQTIEDVGYEATVEQIDERPALQETGYESKTAPCERHILNLDWIKTVDINLLSNSATIIFEGRDQLPEIAGIIEDMGYEAALNEESETDRTLYRNQQRNISISVSGMYCDYCPPRIMGYLKHCAGEVVVDKMSSVADQS, translated from the exons ATGTACGAGACTG CAACGGAACTGGACGGATCTGCCTGGGACCGAGCCAGGCTACTTAAGCCGCTGAAGCAAACGAGCAACGAAAGAGCAGAATTATTACCTACCTCGGTGGATGCGTCTATTGTCTCTCAGACAGTCACAGTTCGCTACCATCCATCTCTACCTGACTCAACTCTATCACAAGCGCTTGGTGATGCTGGGTTTGCGATCTGCAGTGTAGTCCGAGACGCAGAAGCCGGGTTTAATGCCGACGATGGCACCCCCAGCGAGAGCGCGTTGGCAGAGCAAGACGGGTGGATTGATCGGGCCGCGGAGGTATGGTCGAGGCGCTACAGTTTGGCCAATAAGTccgaaagaaaaagaatgaCCAGCCATATTGAACGATGCGATATCTGTCGCGCTAAGAAAGTGCTTTCTGCTTCCACCGTGGGGCAGGGTAAGAGCTTCGCAATAAAGCAAAATATGCAAGTAGGTACAGCAAACAAACCCTTTGTCGTTGTAGATGCCACGGACTCTCTGAAGGCTGTGAGAGTGGTCATGTCTATTATGGGAATGACTTGCGACACCTGCGTCGGCAAAATCTCCGACGCACTCGAGATGAAGCCATGCGTACAGTCCGTGCATGCTACTCTTCTTACCAATAGCGCTGTGGTTGCTATTCGGGACAAAAGCCATGTGGCGGATATCCTTCAGACCATAGAAGACGTGGGATATGAGGCGACAGTGGAACAGATTGATGAACGCCCTGCTCTACAGGAGACCGGCTACGAGTCCAAAACTGCACCCTGCGAGCGTCATATTCT GAACTTGGACTGGATAAAAACGGTCgacatcaatctcctctcaAACAGCGCCACGATCATATTCGAAGGGAGAGACCAGTTGCCTGAGATTGCAGGGATTATCGAGGATATGGGTTACGAGGCTGCTTTGAATGAAGAGAGCGAAACGGACCGCACGCTGTATCGAAATCAGCAGAGAAACATCTCCATCAGCGTCAGTGGGATGTACTGTGATTATTGCCCTCCTCGAATCATGGGGTATCTGAAGCACTGCGCTGGGGAAGTAGTCGTCGATAAAATGTCGAGTGTGGCCGATCAATCTTAA
- a CDS encoding uncharacterized protein (COG:S;~EggNog:ENOG410PP05;~InterPro:IPR044053;~go_function: GO:0016491 - oxidoreductase activity [Evidence IEA]), which produces MTSTATAATLNGSADAVPTTLNYYLDLELGGHVNITPGTAGFYRRKYATHPVTIHDIKGSEAQFNLNRQGFQIHPHESAEKEFKEDDQIKAVYYPETEAWLKQITGATRVKVCTHLVRRDTREALDATVGSSELADNAAISKVVPARFVHVDHSRKGAIGFLHENFPPDEAARLLKTRWSIINVWRPIKTVRRDPLAVCDSRSVRDDELIPMTVRLPPKGSATYENVSKEPFETLSTRMNPDHRWYFKSELRPDEPLVIKIYDSKSERDPDLAGRVLHTSFTVPGTENEPARESIEVRCFVFYDEPE; this is translated from the exons ATGACTTCTACTGCGACTGCTGCTACACTCAATGGGTCTGCGGATGCGGTGCCTACCAcattaaactattatttgGATCTAGAGCTTGGTGGACATGTCAACATCACACCCGGTACTGCCGGGTTTTATCGCCGCAAGTATGCTACCCATCCAGTCACGATACATGATATCAAGGGCAGCGAGGCGCaattcaacctcaaccgGCAGGGCTTCCAGATCCACCCTCATGAAAGCGCGGAAAAGGAGTTCAAGGAGGACGACCAGATCAAGGCTGTCTATTACCCGGAGACAGAAGCATGGTTGAAACAGAT CACTGGCGCCACAAGGGTCAAAGTGTGCACGCATCTCGTCCGACGCGATACCCGTGAGGCCCTCGACGCAACAGTTGGCAGCTCCGAGCTCGCGGACAATGCCGCAATTTCCAAAGTGGTCCCCGCCCGGTTTGTGCATGTAGACCATTCACGTAAGGGGGCCATTGGCTTCCTGCACGAGAACTTTCCGCCGGACGAAGCTGCGCGTTTGTTGAAAACACGGTGGTCGATTATAAACGTCTGGCGGCCGATCAAGACTGTTCGCAGGGACCCCCTGGCTGTATGCGACTCCCGGTCTGTCCGCGATGATGAGCTCATCCCCATGACCGTCCGTCTGCCGCCCAAGGGCAGTGCCACCTACGAGAATGTCTCCAAGGAGCCTTTTGAAACGCTGTCTACAAGAATGAACCCGGACCATCGGTGGTACTTCAAGAGCGAATTAAGGCCAGACGAGCCCCTCGTGATCAAGATCTATGACTCGAAGAGCGAGAGAGACCCCGATTTGGCGGGGCGAGTGCTGCATACATCATTCACGGTTCCCGGCACAGAGAACGAGCCGGCGCGTGAGAGTATTGAGGTGAGGTGCTTCGTGTTTTACGACGAGCCCGAGTGA
- a CDS encoding cytochrome P450 (COG:Q;~EggNog:ENOG410PG34;~InterPro:IPR001128,IPR017972,IPR002401,IPR036396;~PFAM:PF00067;~SMCOG1034:cytochrome P450;~antiSMASH:Cluster_1.4;~go_function: GO:0005506 - iron ion binding [Evidence IEA];~go_function: GO:0016705 - oxidoreductase activity, acting on paired donors, with incorporation or reduction of molecular oxygen [Evidence IEA];~go_function: GO:0020037 - heme binding [Evidence IEA];~go_process: GO:0055114 - oxidation-reduction process [Evidence IEA]), with amino-acid sequence MYLVLAVAGLASLYIVGILFSRASSRASLPPGPKPLPIVGNVRDLPASGSPDWVHWLKHKELYGPISTVSVLGQRLIILNDARLAFELLEKKSVIYSDRPTLPFATLCGLDGTVLMQRYGKRLQTYRKYIHRELGSSLSVSRFNKAQETEVRRFLVCLLDAPQRLPQHARKLAGALTLKFLYGYRMDYTAPDPLLDFIDRTMEKVLAALVPGTWLVDAVPILRHVPAWFPGAGFRRVAQLLGKDLQAMADVPFRFVQEQTNSHSVEAEASYVGNLLQDRDIPSGSEQETDVKWSALSLYFGGADTTVSTISSFYMAMALYPDVRKRAQEEIDRVVGRNRLPGYEDRDNLPYTDAIVKEALRWHPVTPMGVAHSLMEDDVCDGYHIPKGSIIMPNIWAFCHDPKDYKDPMSFNPERFLGDSPERDPHSLAFGFGRRICPGRILADSNLYLTISTSLAAFDIGKAVRDGKEVDLQPHFVPGMVSHPAPFVVGIKPRDPKYEEIIRSVEGELLWETRDADMVRGMLK; translated from the exons ATGTATCTAGTTCTTGCCGTCGCTGGCCTCGCCAGCCTATATATTGTTGGTATATTGTTCTCTCGCGCATCGTCCCGCGCATCCCTGCCACCAGGCCCGAAGCCACTGCCGATTGTTGGCAATGTGCGCGATCTGCCCGCGTCTGGCTCTCCAGACTGGGTGCACTGGCTGAAGCACAAAGAGCTATATG GGCCTATCAGCACGGTGTCTGTTCTCGGCCagcgcctcatcatcctcaatgATGCTCGACTTGCATTCGAACTGCTGGAGAAAAAGTCCGTGATATACTCGGACCGCCCTACACTGCCGTTTGCCACTCT ATGTGGCTTGGATGGCACGGTATTGATGCAACGGTACGGCAAACGCCTTCAGACCTACCGCAAGTACATCCATCGCGAGCTGGGCTCCAGCCTCAGCGTTTCGCGGTTTAATAAAGCCCAAGAGACTGAGGTCCGTCGCTTCCTGGTCTGCCTGCTGGATGCGCCCCAGCGTTTACCACAGCATGCGAGGAA GCTTGCCGGGGCCTTGACTCTCAAGTTCCTGTACGGCTATCGCATGGACTACACCGCGCCAGATCCCCTTCTGGACTTCATCGACAGGACTATGGAAAAGGTTCTTGCGGCGCTCGTCCCCGGGACATGGCTAGTGGACGCTGTGCCTATCT TGCGACACGTCCCGGCGTGGTTCCCAGGCGCAGGCTTTCGACGAGTCGCGCAACTGCTTGGGAAGGATCTTCAGGCTATGGCAGATGTCCCGTTCAGATTTGTGCAAGAGCAAACCAATTCACACAgcgtcgaggccgaggctTCGTACGTCGGTAATCTTCTGCAAGACAGGGACATCCCTTCCGGGTCCGAGCAAGAGACCGACGTCAAGTGGAGTGCCCTCTCACTCTATTTTGGAGGTGCTGACACG ACCGTTTCAACGATTTCATCGTTCTACATGGCAATGGCTCTATATCCGGATGTGCGAAAACGCGCCCAGGAAGAGATTGACCGTGTAGTTGGCCGAAACCGACTGCCGGGGTATGAGGATCGCGACAATCTGCCGTACACCGACGCAATAGTCAAAGAGGCCCTTCGGTGGCATCCCGTCACGCCGATGGGCGTCGCTCACAGCTTgatggaggatgatgtcTGTGATGGCTATCACATCCCGAAGGGATCCATCATCATGCCCAATATCTG GGCCTTCTGCCACGACCCAAAGGACTACAAAGACCCCATGAGCTTCAACCCGGAGCGCTTCCTCGGCGATTCCCCCGAGCGAGATCCGCACTCGCTGGCCTTTGGCTTCGGGCGGCGCATCTGCCCTGGTCGAATCCTTGCAGACTCAAACCTGTACCTCACTATTAGCACGTCGTTAGCGGCCTTCGATATCGGCAAGGCTGTCCGCGATGGCAAGGAAGTAGATCTTCAACCGCACTTTGTACCGGGCATGGTCAGCCATCCGGCGCCGTTTGTGGTGGGTATCAAGCCGAGGGATCCAAAGTATGAGGAGATAATCCGGTCTGTGGAGGGCGAGCTTCTGTGGGAGACGAGGGACGCAGATATGGTCCGGGGAATGCTTAAATAG
- a CDS encoding flavin-containing monooxygenase (COG:Q;~EggNog:ENOG410PJSV;~InterPro:IPR020946,IPR036188;~PFAM:PF13450;~go_function: GO:0004499 - N,N-dimethylaniline monooxygenase activity [Evidence IEA];~go_function: GO:0050660 - flavin adenine dinucleotide binding [Evidence IEA];~go_function: GO:0050661 - NADP binding [Evidence IEA];~go_process: GO:0055114 - oxidation-reduction process [Evidence IEA]), with the protein MSTVFESNGLLSGQDDHHLEANGHNTVDEDITNMSNGVSSKRDVKASNPGAVLPGCSPPTNKTDIGKGYAAVPLNDQPSLKPRKLRAIIIGAGYSGLTLAHKLRYQHPEMEDILTYKIFEARSDIGGTWLANTYPGVQCDVPAHIYSFPFDPNPFWSRFYVNGPEIHSYMKRTVKKWDLDRDVYLDTKVVGARWQEDSGLWKVIVTHEGGTREEYAEVLISGQGFLNLWKWPDIKGLDSFKGKKVHSADWDHSYNYTKKRIGVIGNGSSGIQIVPQLAGLEGTEVTSFQRGPTWVVSRMSAAMLLGRDDISPNPEYTEEDQRRFAVDPKYHNEYRRQLVHRINKAFRMFVKGSAANTEATEFAIRQMSDKLNNDPGLCGKLIPNWELGCRRVTPGEGYLESFLKPNVHLNQSPISHITEHAIHTADGQTVEVDVVVCATGFDVSHCPHYPVIGRGRTSLAEKWEEEPKSYLSLACPDFPNYFIFTGPNAIVGHGSLMEGLGWAAEYMIKWIKKIAIEDIKAVVPKQEAVDEFAAYGDKVHQTLTWTGGCRSWYKKGRVDGRVTAAFAGSALLFKELVSDIRGEDFEIQYRSPNRFRFLGNGFTEYELDDTSDLAWYIEK; encoded by the exons ATGTCCACAGTCTTCGAATCGAATGGGCTTTTGTCCGGTCAGGATGACCACCATCTTGAGGCGAACGGCCATAATACagtggatgaagatatcaCGAACATGTCCAATGGCGTTTCGAGCAAACGTGACGTGAAAGCGTCCAATCCTGGCGCCGTACTCCCAGGCTGTTCTCCCCCGACAAATAAAACCGATATAGGCAAAGGGTACGCGGCTGTCCCCTTGAATGACCAGCCAAGCCTTAAGCCTCGCAAGCTGCGTGCTATCATCATCGGTGCTGGTTATTCAGGCCTCACGCTCGCACACAAGCTACGGTATCAGCACCCAGAGATGGAAGACATCTTGACATATAAGATCTTCGAGGCTCGCTCTGATATAGGGGGCACATGGCTTGCGAATACGTACCCCGGGGTTCAGTGCGACGTGCCAGCGCATATCTAT TCGTTCCCGTTTGATCCGAATCCATTCTGGAGCCGATTCTACGTGAACGGACCGGAGATTCACAGCTACATGAAGCGAACGGTGAAGAAGTGGGATCTCGATCGCGATGTTTACCTTGATACAAAAGTTGTTGGAGCCCGTTGGCAGGAAGACTCTGGTCTGTGGAAGGTTATCGTGACCCACGAAGGAGGGACGCGTGAAGAATATGCTGAAGTTCTGATTTCAGGACAAGGGTTCCTCAA TCTTTGGAAATGGCCCGACATCAAAGGGCTCGACTCATTCAAGGGGAAAAAGGTGCATTCTGCTGACTGGGACCACTCGTACAATTACACGAAGAAGCGAATCGGCGTCATCGGGAACGGATCCTCGGGAATCCAAATCGTACCTCAGCTGGCCGGTTTGGAAGGGACAGAAGTGACCAGCTTTCAACGTGGCCCGACTTGGGTTGTCTCACGAATGTCGGCTGCCATGCTCTTGGGCCGAGACGATATAAGCCCAAACCCTGAATATACAGAAGAGGACCAGCGGCGATTTGCTGTGGATCCAAAATACCACAATGAATACCGAAGGCAGCTGGTCCACCGTATTAACAAGGCATTCCGAATG TTCGTCAAAGGCTCGGCCGCGAATACTGAAGCTACAGAGTTCGCCATCAGGCAGATGTCTGACAAGCTAAACAACGACCCGGGGCTGTGCGGAAAGCTGATTCCCAACTGGGAACTGGGTTGCCGCCGTGTTACCCCGGGTGAAGGCTACTTGGAGTCCTTTTTAAAGCCGAATGTTCATCTCAATCAAAGCCCAATCTCACACATCACCGAGCACGCGATACACACGGCTGATGGGCAAACCGTGGAGGTGGACGTTG TCGTCTGCGCGACGGGATTCGATGTCTCCCACTGCCCACATTATCCCGTCATAGGTCGTGGCCGGACCAGCCTTGCTGAGAAATGGGAGGAAGAGCCAAAGTCCTATCTGTCACTTGCCTGTCCCGACTTCCCCAACTACTTTATCTTCACCGGGCCGAATGCTATCGTGGGACATGGCTCTTTGATGGAGGGACTCGGTTGGGCAGCTGAATATATGATCAAATGGATCAAGAAGATAGCCATCGAGGACATCAAAGCAGTTGTACCCAAACAGGAAGCCGTTGATGAGTTTGCTGCTTATGGGGACAAGGTCCATCAAACCCTGACCTGGACGGGTGGCTGCAGGAGCTGGTATAAAAAGGGCCGTGTTGATGGACGGGTGACGGCTGCATTCGCCGGGAGCGCCCTTCTTTTCAAGGAGCTCGTGAGTGATATCCGGGGCGAAGACTTTGAGATCCAGTACCGCAGTCCAAATCGCTTCAGGTTCCTCGGAAATGGGTTTACGGAATATGAACTGGACGACACCAGCGATCTGGCATGGTACATTGAGAAATAG
- a CDS encoding uncharacterized protein (COG:G;~EggNog:ENOG410PM2U;~InterPro:IPR005829,IPR005828,IPR003663,IPR036259, IPR020846;~PFAM:PF00083,PF07690;~TransMembrane:11 (i12-40o60-79i91-110o116-137i149-169o181-202i271-289o309-328i340-359o365-385i436-453o);~go_component: GO:0016020 - membrane [Evidence IEA];~go_component: GO:0016021 - integral component of membrane [Evidence IEA];~go_function: GO:0022857 - transmembrane transporter activity [Evidence IEA];~go_process: GO:0055085 - transmembrane transport [Evidence IEA]) → MSRKAYGSNAYNYFVVFVAALGSFTFGFTNAIVGTVLGLPSFLSYFGLALDSSDPRDQRIIGAQNGLFFGGGLIGCFILSSLVNAWGRVRGFQVICCISVVSGILQGAAVHLGMLLVGRFLGGIASGMLCSAVPLYQSELSPPGRRGRMVGSHGALLATGFALAGWAAYGCYFAKEGQLQWRLLLSLQVVSPALLFAISFWMPESPRWLIMKEHKQAGLETLKRLHHTANDPDNILAHEEYHQICGQLALEAEKPSTFWRLIRYPSYRRRFLLAFFLQFICESSGIAVINNYSVLLYTGLGLTGWKPLLVYAGYATWAGITNYASSLIIDRVGRVRLFKIGAVTTLICLVVFAALSAAVEDSGDKVISGAAVAILFLYLTCFATCMDTNSFVYCVEIFPTNARAVGFSTAVCGWIGTNLVYTQVASIAFNTIKWRFLLVFICISAATLPFWWYCLPETKDLSLEEIAALFEDEVAIDFTHMGEDERREWDAALLQGDSKGANALKGLSYHLEEAKAGATNAACG, encoded by the exons ATGTCCCGCAAGGCTTATGGCTCCAACGCCTACAACTACTTCGTTGTGTTCGTTGCAGCATTGGGTTCTTTTACCTTTGGATTCACCAATGCAATCGTCGGGACCGTGCTTG GATTACCATCTTTTCTCTCCTATTTTGGTCTGGCGCTGGATTCGAGTGATCCAAGAGACCAGAGGATCATCGGGG CCCAGAATGGCCTCTTTTTCGGAGGTGGGTTGATTGGGTGCTTCATCCTTTCGTCGCTGGTCAACGCATGGGGTCGAGTTCGCGGCTTCCAGGTTATCTGTTGCATCTCCGTGGTTTCTGGCATTCTCCAAGGGGCCGCCGTGCATCTTGGAATGCTGCTGGTTGGCCGTTTCCTGGGTGGCATTGC GTCAGGGATGCTGTGCTCTGCCGTACCGCTTTACCAGTCCGAGCTCTCTCCGCCAGGCAGACGCGGCCGCATGGTTGGCTCTCACGGGGCTCTTCTAGCCACTGGCTTT GctttggctggctgggccgCTTATGGTTGCTATTTTGCAAAAGAGGGCCAGCTACAGTGGCGCCTCTTGCTGTCTCTTCAGG TTGTCAGCCCCGCGCTTCTCTTCGCCATTTCCTTTTGGATGCCAGAGTCACCGCGATGGCTTATCATGAAGGAGCATAAGCAGGCCGGCCTTGAAACCCTGAAAAGGCTTCACCATACTGCGAATGACCCAGACAATATTCTAGCCCACGAGGAGTACCATCAAATCTGCGGACAGCTCGCGCTCGAAGCCGAGAAGCCTAGTACCTTCTGGCGGCTAATAAGATACCCATCCTATCGTCGCCGCTTTCTTCTAGCGTTTTTCCTTCA ATTCATTTGCGAAAGCAGTGGAATTGCTGTCATCAACAACTATTCCGTCCTCCTGTATACCGGCCTTGGGCTGACTGGATGGAAGCCCCTGCTGGTCTATGCTGGCTACGCCACCTGGGCAGGTATCACAAATTACGCGAGCAGTTTGATCATCGACCGAGTTGGTCGTGTTCGGTTGTTTAAGATTGGTGCT GTGACTACCTTAATCTGTCTCGTCGTATTTGCTgctctctccgccgccgttgaGGACTCTGGCGACAAAGTGATTAGCGGCGCTGCGGTAGCGATCCTCTTTTTGTATCTGACCTGCTTTGCAACCTGCATGGACACCAACTCATTTGTTTACTGTGTTGAGATATTCCCCACCAATGCACGGGCTGTCGGATTCTCGACGGCCGTCTGTGGCTGGATTGGGACTAACTTGGTGTACACCCAGGTTGCCTCCATTGCGTTCAACACTATTAAGTGGAGGTTCCTGCTCGTCTTTATTTGTATCAGTGCGGCAACACTGCCGTTCTGGTGGTACTGCTTGCCCGAGACCAAAGACCTCTCATTAGAGGAGATCGCGGCTTTgtttgaggacgaggttgcTATTGACTTCACGCacatgggcgaggatgaaaGGAGAGAATGGGACGCAGCGCTGCTGCAGGGTGACAGCAAGGGTGCCAATGCTCTCAAAGGGCTGTCCTACCAtttggaggaggcgaaggctGGAGCTACAAATGCAGCTTGTGGTTGA
- a CDS encoding uncharacterized protein (COG:S;~EggNog:ENOG410PSDX;~SECRETED:SignalP(1-21);~antiSMASH:Cluster_1.4), giving the protein MVNLSILSIASVAALASLGAAKNCQTQFNYCSSALLSRGNYDTQIRNAVADAQEAFPGVTRDNALFDCLGGSNGEIKVIEKCGYQCKNGGDGHTDSC; this is encoded by the exons ATGGTCAACCTCAGCATCCTCTCCATTGCCTCCGTGGCTGCCCTCGCCTCTCTCGGTGCAGCAAAGAACTGCCAAACCCAGTTCAACTACTGCTCCTCGGCCCTTCTCAGCAGAG GCAACTACGACACCCAGATCCGCAACGCGGTTGCAGATGCCCAGGAGGCATTCCCTGGCGTCACCAGAGACAACGCCCTGTTCGACTGCCTTGGAGGATCCAATGGCGAGATCAAGGTCATCGAGAAGTGCGGATACCAGTGCAAGAACGGAGGTGATGGCCACACCGACAGCTGCTAG
- a CDS encoding uncharacterized protein (COG:S;~EggNog:ENOG410Q28J;~TransMembrane:4 (n2-9c13/14o29-56i68-89o119-140i152-170o);~antiSMASH:Cluster_1.4) gives MVILTLGTVQGLGQHLSNLAPRQAYLAMMYAWINLALALIAIGLGKIAVVAFIISIQGYSVYDPWRSVVLWFLVATTMVVNTIEVVLFFTQCWPIQKLFDISRQASVCPGTIIVEKFGIFQTAWSGFCDFTLALYPAVLFWNVHALSKLRRLGISLLFGLGVTAALLAALKGWKIPLILNIEDATCELSSEIAIRTSNDEIILDVIAEIIVWHQ, from the exons ATGGTGATTCTCACTCTCGGCACTGTGCAGGGATTAGGACAGCACCTGTCCAACTTGGCACCTAGACAGGCTTATCTTGCAATGATGTACGCCTGGATCAACCTTGCGCTGGCTCTGATCGCGATCGGACTTGGCAAAATCGCAGTAGTGGCTTTTATCATCAGTATTCAAGGCTACTCTGTATACGATCCCTGGAGATCCGTCGTGCTCTGGTTCCTCGTTGCAACCACCATGGTTGTGAACACCATCGAGGTGGTCCTGTTCTTCACGCAGTGCTGGCCAATCCAGAAACTGTTCGACATCAGCCGACAAGCAAGTGTCTGTCCTGGAACGATCATTGTTGAAAAGTTCGGGATCTTTCAAACTG CATGGTCGGGATTCTGTGACTTCACCCTTGCCTTGTACCCTGCCGTGCTCTTCTGGAATGTCCATGCGCTTTCGAAACTTCGCAGGCTCGGCATCTCTCTATTGTTTGGTCTTGGGGTTAC TGCGGCGCTTCTTGCAGCGCTCAAGGGGTGGAAGATCCCGTTGATTCTCAATATAGAAGATGCAACGTGTGAGCTTTCTTCAGAAATTGCCATTCGGACCAGTAATGACGAAATCATTTTAGATGTTATAGCAGAGATCATCGTCTGGCACCAGTGA